The genomic window CCAACAAACCTTGTATGAGATGGTTTTTCACGATCAAGATCCTAGTGATTACGTTAGACGGTTTGTTGATGAAACCTCTGCAGGCAAACATGATGATTTATTGGTGTACCAAAAGCGCTTACGCCGCAAATTACACGAATACCAAAAGAACATTCCGCCGCAGGTTCGCGCAGCTCGTATGGCCGACGAGATAAATACTCAGTTAGGACGCCCTCTTCAATATCAAAACAAAGGACGTATTGAGTATTTGATTACTCTGAGTGGTCCTGAGCCCAAGGAGTATTTAAAGAGTGGTATCGATTATCAGCACTATATCGACAAGCAGATCAAACCGGTCGCAGAGGCAATCCTACCCTTCATCGGTTTAGATTTTGAAAGAGTCAGTGGGCAGCAGTTGGGGCTGTTCTAACACTTTACTCAATATACTCATTAAACAAAAAAGCAGAGACATGCTCCTCCGCACGCTCTGCTTTTTAGTATCAATTGATCGGTTATCAATCTCTATCCGATTCTGAACTCGGTTTTCTGGTACTGCTTAACCAACCATTCGCCAAATCCATCCAGAATGCCAATCACTGAACGTTTAGGAATGGGACGACCTGAAAGTAAAATGCCCAGCCTTTGGATTTCGACTTCTCTGTCCGGGTGATATTTCAAGAACTGCTGACCACATTCGACCGGATCATCAAACCAATATTTATCACGGTACATCACCAACGAGTAGCTCGCTCGCAAAAGCTTCTTAGCGATAATCACCTGTGCAGCGACCTGCTGTTCTGGCGTTGTCGCTCGTGCAATTTTGTTGCGATACACGGCTAACCAGTTTTCCACATCCATATTCCAATGCTTAGCGATTTCCCAACTAGTTTCAAAATCACCATAGCAATCCGATAAGTCTTCACCATATACACACACGGCTAAATGCTTAAGCATAAACCCCCAAGTAAAGATGTTGTCAAAATCGACTATCTCACTCACCAATGTCGTTTTTATTGCAACCTGAGTGACCTGCGGAAAGCTCTTTTGAAAGCGCCACTTAATGGTGTTCAATAATGTGGTGCGTTGGTCGGGGAAAGGACGATGAGTCACCACAATCACATCAAGATTAGAACGAGCGACCACAGCTTGCTTACGTGCCACGCTGCCATAGATATAGACACTGTGCAAATTAGAGCCTAACCCCCCCTTCAGAAAGGTGATCAGATCGTTAACTACAGGTTGAAATTCAGATTGAAAAGGCTGTGTTGGATCAATAATGGGTAACTGCATAGGTCGTTTCGGTAAATAAAATAATGATTTAACTATAACGCTATGATCGCCTAGGTGACTTTATGATTCAAGCTATTCCTATTTATAGCATCTCCGAGATATAATCAGCGGATAGACCCACTAAGGACAAACACAAAATGCCTAGAGCAAGTGAAATTAAAAAAGGTTTTGCGATCGACGTTGATGGTAAAACAGTACTCGTTAAAGATATCGAAGTAACAACACCAGGTGGCCGTGGCGGTCAAAAGATTTACCGTTTCCGTGGTAGCGATGTCGCCACTGGCGTTAAAACAGAAGTTCGCCACAAGGCTGACGAGATCGTTGAAACGATTGAAGTCACTAAGCGCGCTGTCATGTTCTCTTACGTCGATGGCAACGAGTACATCTTTATGGACAACGAAGACTACACACAGTTTATCTTCAACGGTGAAACGATCGAAGACGAACTGCTGTTCATCAACGAAGAGACCCAAGGTGTGTACGCAATTCTTATCGATGGTAACGCGGCAACTCTTGAGCTTCCTTCTTCTGTTGAACTTGTTATCGAAGAAACTGACCCTTCAATCAAAGGTGCATCAGCGTCTGCTCGTACTAAGCCAGCTCGTCTGTCTACAGGCCTTACTGTTCAAGTTCCTGAGTACATCGCAACTGGCGACAAAGTTGTTGTGAACACAGCTGAACGTAAATACATGAACCGCGCAAGCTAAGATATTGATTATGACCGAAGCTAACAACCTAATCTCTTACGACGATGCTATTGATACTGCATACGACATCTTTCTAGAGATGGCGCCTGATAACCTTGAACCTGCAGACGTAATCTTATTTACGGCTCAGTTTGAAGATCGTGGCGCAGCAGAACTTGTTGAAACTGGTGACGATTGGGTTGAACATGTTGGCTTTGACGTCGACAAAACGATCTACGCTGAAGTACGCATTGGTCTTGTCAATGAAGCTGACGATGTCTTAGATGACGTATTCGCTCGTCTGCTGATCAGCCGAGACCCTGAACATAAGTTCTGTCACATGTTGTGGAAACGCGACTAGGCTCTTCTCAAACCAGCTCAGACTACTGAGCTGGTTTTTTTACGACTTGATAGCCTCATCACTTTACCAAACAGTAACTCTACAAAATTATGACCAAAGCAAAAACCGATACCTTATCCAAGGGCTATGCCTGTGTTGGATTAGTCAATCCCAAAACGCCTGAAAATGTTGGCTCAGTAATGCGCGCGGCTGGTTGCTACGGAGTAAACTCTGTATTTTATACGGGTACCCGTTATGATCACGCTCGACAGTTCCATACCGACACCAAAGAAAAGCACCTTGAATTACCATTAATCGGTGTGGAAGACTTGAAAGATATTATTCCGGTTGGCTGTGTACCTATTGCCGTTGACTTGATAGAAGGTGCGAAACCACTGCCTGATTATAAGCACCCACCACGTGCTTTTTATATCTTTGGCCCAGAAGATGGGACGTTGAAAAAAGAGATCACAGATTTCTGTCGTGAAACCATCTACGTCCCAACCAATGGTTGCATGAACCTTGCAGCGGCGGTCAATGTTATTCTGTACGACCGAATGGCAAAAGGTGATAACTTCTCTAATCATTTGAAAGTGACCTAACCTACTCGTTAGGCACTTCCATATGATGTGAATAACACCATATTCTAGATAGAAAAAAACCTGCTCAGTCAGCAGGTTTTTTAGTATTCAGTGCTTTTAGCGAATCAAGCTTTAAGCATAACAACTTAAGTCATTACTGACGTGTTCTTGGCTTAGCCGGTTTAGCTGGACGACCGTTGTTCAGTTTAGGCTTGCTTTTGTTAGCCTGAGGTTTGCCTTTGTTTGCAGCTGGAGCGCTACGACCTGAATCCGGTGTTGTCGTACCGCGAGTTGCAGGCTTCTTGCGTTTAGTTTGGTTGCTACGGCCTTTTGGTGCGTTTGCACGCTCTTCGTGACGCTTAACAGCGCGACGAATTTTTTGGCTACGAGAACGCTCACGCTTACGAGAAGTGTTTGAAGGATCAAGATCCAACAGTGTCTCTTTCTCAGGCTTAAGCTCAACAAGCTCACGCAGGTAGTTAACTTCTTGTAGATCGAGCTCTTTCCAACCGCCACGAGGCAGTTTCTTATCAAGGTAGATATCACCGTAACGGACACGTTTCAGGCGACTTACTGTCGTTTCTTGAGATTCCCAAAGACGACGAACCTCACGGTTACGACCTTCGTTAATCGCTACGTAGAAAGTATGGTTCATACCTTCGCCACCAGCGTAAACCACATCTTCGAAGCGCGCCATGCCGTCTTCCAGTTGCACACCGCGAGTAACGTTTTTAACTTTCTGCTCAGTCACTTCACCGAATACACGTACCAAGTACTCACGCTCAACCTGACGGCTTGGGTGCATTAGACGGTTTGCAAGCTCACCATCAGTCGTGAACAGCAAAAGGCCTGATGTGTTTGCATCAAGACGACCCACTGAAATCCAACGAGAACCACGGATCTTAGGTAGACGATCGAAAACAGTACGGCGACCTTCAGGATCGTGGCGAGTACACAGCTCACCTTCAGGTTTGTAGTAAGCAAGCACACGACAAACCACTTCTTCAGAAGCCTTGCCTGAAACAGTGTGGCCATCGATACGGATCACTGAGTTCTCGTCTTCAAGACGCTCGCCCAGTTTCGCAACTTGACCGTTAACACTTACACGACCAGATTTGATCAAACCTTCTAGTTCACGGCGAGAACCGTGACCAGCTCGCGCTAGAACCTTCTGTAATTTTTCGCTCATTTACTCTTTTCTACCTAATTGTCGTCTTCACAGACGTCGAATGAATTTTTCGCGACCAAATCGCGGTCGCGTATTATGGCAAAAAAAACACCCAAAAGCACTTGTTATTTACCGTGGCAGGTTTGCAGTATCGTTACAGACTGTTAATCAATAAAGCGATTATTCAAACGGTGTTGGATCGCCTGCACCATGACGTAAAACCACGGCATCATCATCACTGAAATCAATAACCGTGGTCGGTTGTTCACCTAAATAGCCACCATTCAAAATGACGTCAACCGCATGCTCTAGGCTGTCACGAATTTCTTCTGGATCCGACTCAGTCGTCTCGTTACCCGGAAGAATCAGTGATGTCGACATCAATGGCTCACCCATCGCTTCCAACAGGTCAAGTGCAATTTTGTTGTCTGGGACACGAATACCAATCGTTTTACGCTTGGCGTTCATTAAACGCTTTGGCACTTCTTTGGTTGCTTTAAAGATAAACGTGTAAGCACCGGGGGTGTGTGCCTTCAGCAGACGAAAAGCGACGTTATCAACGCGTGCATACAGTGATAATTCAGAAAGATCACGACATAATAACGTGAAGTTGTGCTTGTCATCGATGCGACGAATTTTACAGATGCGTTCAAGTGCTTGTTTATTTTCAAGTTGACAGCCCAGCGCATAACCGGAATCTGTTGGATAAACCACAACGCCGCCGTTACGAATAATTGCAACCGCTTGAGTAATTAAGCGCGCTTGTGGGTTATCTGGGTGTACATAAAAAAACTGGCTCATTGTTGATCCTCGTTATCGAATCTCTCGACTCTATCATCAGAAGGAGTTGGTTCACCTAAATACAGTCATCGGTATCAGTTGGTAAAACCGTTTGAAACTCCCAATCTTTCCATACTTCTTCGACCCCAGAAGGTAGCCAGAGATTACGTCCAAGTTCCATCCACGGAGATGGGTAATGGAAATCACTGCCTTGGGAGGCTAATAGTTTGTATTGTATAGCATAATCCGCGAGTGTGCGTCTTTCTTGTTGCGCTTGTTGAGGTTGAGCGACTTCCATCGCATCCCCTTTCGCTTCAACAAATGCGGCTAGCAGGCGCTTAACCCACTTGGCAGTTAGGCCGTATCGCCCAGGATGAGCGAGTACGGCTTGACCACCAGCGGCATGAATGGCGGTGACAGCATCACTCATCGAACACCACGTTGGCGGCACATAGCCTGGGTTATTGCGAGTAAGAAACTTTTTAAACACTTGCTGCAAGGTTTTCGCGTAGCCGTTATCGACTAACCACTTAGCAAAGTGAGCACGAGTAATAGGCGCATCACCCGCAATCAATTTAACTTCTTCTAGCACCCCTTCACGCGTCGCTTTCTCAAGACGTTGAGCAATCATCTCAGCACGTCCAATACGGTGTTGCTTCTGTTGCTCAATGAGCGCTTTAAGCTCGGGTGACTCAGGATCAACGTTTAACCCAACAATATGGATATCTTTGTTTTGCCAAACAGTCGAAATCTCAATGCCGTTGATCAGCTGGATGGGAAGATGGTTATCAGCAATATAGTTGCGTGCTTCAGCAAGCCCATCCGTCGTGTCATGATCTGTAATCGCTAGCGCTTCGATGTTAAAGCCCAGCGCTCGGTCAATTAGCTCAGGTGGAGTAAGTCGGCCATCTGAGGCTGTTGTATGACTATGTAGATCAATTCTCATATATTCTTTTTCATTGTTTTCAATTTTTATCGTTATATTTGTGTCAACACACTTGACCCGCAAGCGGAAAACTAGTTAACTAGTACGCAAATACGAAGTATCACATTTGATAGGTTCACCATGTTACAAGAATTTAACCAAAACCATAAAGATAAAGTTTTAGAACTTTCTTCAGTAGAAGCAAGTTCAGAGCTTAATTGGTGGCGCACTTGGACAAGTTCTTGGTGGGCTAACGTGTACTTCTAGTTAAACAGTTTGTTTATAAAAAAGTCATTACTAAGCCCGCTTTCAAAGCGGGCTTTTTTAATTTGTCGAACATCTCACATTCAACTGGCGAACAAATCAACGAATTGACCACATTCTAGATTGGGTGAACAGTCTCTTTATGCGACTATGTGCGACAGGAAATTTAAAGAATCATAAAGGAGGTCTTGTGAACAAGGCCATTGAAATCAAAAAGCTGGGAACTATTGAGGTTATCAATACTTCCGTTCCTTACTCGCAAGATCCGACCCGTGTTTTTCATAGTTTGTGTGAAAACAAAACGGATAGCTTGCTGTTGGAGTCCGCTGAGATTGAATCCAAGCAGAACCTGACAAGCCTACTCCTTATCGACTCTGCTGTTCGCATCGTATGTCGCGGACATGAAGTCACCTTTCAAGCATTGACTGAAAACGGCCAAGCGCTTATCGAACATCTCACTCAAAACGTGAAAGCAGAAATTCCATCGGATCTTACTGATAACGTTTTGACGCTGACTTTTGTCGAACCAAGCAACGAATTAGATGAAGACTCACGTTTAAAAGAAGCCTCTTCTTTCGATGCGTTGCGTTTGGTTCAACACAGTTTTGAACAAGATGCTAATAATAAGCACGCGTTATTCATGGCAGGCTTATTCGCTTACGACATCGTGGCGAATTTTGAACCGCTAGGAGATGCCCAAGCAACCAATAATTGTCCTGATTTTGTTTTCTACGTCGCTGAAACACTCTTGCGTTTCGATCACCAAGCGAACGAAGGCCTACTTCATGCGAGCGTGTTCGCTCCCGATGACAGTATCAAAGTGCAATTAACGGAGCGTCTAGCGGACATTCAAACACAGTGTCAATCACTGAAAGTTATCACAGAAGTTACGCCGCTCGACAACGTTGAAGCGGTACCCAGCGTTTCAGACGAAGACTTCTGCCAAACGGTTCGTGACTTAAAAGAGTATGTCGTTAAAGGTGATGTATTCCAAGTGGTACCTTCACGCCGCTTCACTCTACCTTGCCCTGCGCCACTGGCGGCTTATAAAGAACTCAAACAAAGTAACCCAAGCCCTTACATGTTCTACATGCAAGATGAGCTATTTACTCTGTTCGGAGCTTCGCCAGAAAGTGCACTGAAATACGAAACTGAAACCAACCAAATTGAGATCTACCCAATTGCGGGTACTCGCCCTCGTGGTAAGCGCCCAAATGGCCAAATCGATTTTGACCTAGATAGCCGCATCGAGCTTGAACTGCGTACCGATAAGAAAGAAAACGCGGAACATATGATGCTCGTCGACCTCGCGCGTAACGATGTGGCACGTATTGCCGAAGCAGGTACTCGCCACGTTGCTGACTTACTGAAAGTTGACCGCTACAGTCATGTAATGCACTTAGTTTCTCGCGTTGTTGGTCAGCTGCGTGAAGATTTGGACGCCCTGCACGCTTATCAAGCTTGTATGAACATGGGCACGCTAACGGGCGCACCAAAAATCCGCGCAATGCAGCTTATTCGTGATGTAGAAAAAACACGTCGTGGTAGCTACGGTGGTGCCGTCGGTTATCTAACCGGTGAAGGGACTCTGGATACGTGTATCGTGATTCGCTCAGCTTACGTTGAAAATGGTGTGGCCCAAGTTCAAGCCGGCGCTGGTGTGGTATTCGACTCCGACCCACAAGCAGAAGCCGATGAAACTCGCGGCAAGGCACAAGCGGTCATCTCTGCGATTCAAGCCGCTCACACTAAGAGCTCTGCTAAAAATCAACACTCATCAAATAAGAAGGAGTCGTAATCATGGCTGATATTGTATTCATCGATAACTTCGACTCATTCACTTACAACCTTGTAGATCAATTCCGCTCATTGGGTCACAACGTAAAGATTTACCGTAACAACATCTCTGCCAAGGTAGTGGAAGCCGCGATCAACGAACTCGACAACCCGGTAGCCCTACTTTCACCAGGCCCAGGAGCTCCAGCGGATGCGGGCTGTATGCCAGAGCTGATT from Vibrio artabrorum includes these protein-coding regions:
- a CDS encoding nucleotidyltransferase domain-containing protein, whose amino-acid sequence is MQLPIIDPTQPFQSEFQPVVNDLITFLKGGLGSNLHSVYIYGSVARKQAVVARSNLDVIVVTHRPFPDQRTTLLNTIKWRFQKSFPQVTQVAIKTTLVSEIVDFDNIFTWGFMLKHLAVCVYGEDLSDCYGDFETSWEIAKHWNMDVENWLAVYRNKIARATTPEQQVAAQVIIAKKLLRASYSLVMYRDKYWFDDPVECGQQFLKYHPDREVEIQRLGILLSGRPIPKRSVIGILDGFGEWLVKQYQKTEFRIG
- the efpL gene encoding elongation factor P-like protein EfpL, encoding MPRASEIKKGFAIDVDGKTVLVKDIEVTTPGGRGGQKIYRFRGSDVATGVKTEVRHKADEIVETIEVTKRAVMFSYVDGNEYIFMDNEDYTQFIFNGETIEDELLFINEETQGVYAILIDGNAATLELPSSVELVIEETDPSIKGASASARTKPARLSTGLTVQVPEYIATGDKVVVNTAERKYMNRAS
- a CDS encoding HI1450 family dsDNA-mimic protein; translated protein: MTEANNLISYDDAIDTAYDIFLEMAPDNLEPADVILFTAQFEDRGAAELVETGDDWVEHVGFDVDKTIYAEVRIGLVNEADDVLDDVFARLLISRDPEHKFCHMLWKRD
- a CDS encoding RNA methyltransferase yields the protein MTKAKTDTLSKGYACVGLVNPKTPENVGSVMRAAGCYGVNSVFYTGTRYDHARQFHTDTKEKHLELPLIGVEDLKDIIPVGCVPIAVDLIEGAKPLPDYKHPPRAFYIFGPEDGTLKKEITDFCRETIYVPTNGCMNLAAAVNVILYDRMAKGDNFSNHLKVT
- the rluB gene encoding 23S rRNA pseudouridine(2605) synthase RluB, with product MSEKLQKVLARAGHGSRRELEGLIKSGRVSVNGQVAKLGERLEDENSVIRIDGHTVSGKASEEVVCRVLAYYKPEGELCTRHDPEGRRTVFDRLPKIRGSRWISVGRLDANTSGLLLFTTDGELANRLMHPSRQVEREYLVRVFGEVTEQKVKNVTRGVQLEDGMARFEDVVYAGGEGMNHTFYVAINEGRNREVRRLWESQETTVSRLKRVRYGDIYLDKKLPRGGWKELDLQEVNYLRELVELKPEKETLLDLDPSNTSRKRERSRSQKIRRAVKRHEERANAPKGRSNQTKRKKPATRGTTTPDSGRSAPAANKGKPQANKSKPKLNNGRPAKPAKPRTRQ
- a CDS encoding L-threonylcarbamoyladenylate synthase translates to MSQFFYVHPDNPQARLITQAVAIIRNGGVVVYPTDSGYALGCQLENKQALERICKIRRIDDKHNFTLLCRDLSELSLYARVDNVAFRLLKAHTPGAYTFIFKATKEVPKRLMNAKRKTIGIRVPDNKIALDLLEAMGEPLMSTSLILPGNETTESDPEEIRDSLEHAVDVILNGGYLGEQPTTVIDFSDDDAVVLRHGAGDPTPFE
- the rnm gene encoding RNase RNM; its protein translation is MRIDLHSHTTASDGRLTPPELIDRALGFNIEALAITDHDTTDGLAEARNYIADNHLPIQLINGIEISTVWQNKDIHIVGLNVDPESPELKALIEQQKQHRIGRAEMIAQRLEKATREGVLEEVKLIAGDAPITRAHFAKWLVDNGYAKTLQQVFKKFLTRNNPGYVPPTWCSMSDAVTAIHAAGGQAVLAHPGRYGLTAKWVKRLLAAFVEAKGDAMEVAQPQQAQQERRTLADYAIQYKLLASQGSDFHYPSPWMELGRNLWLPSGVEEVWKDWEFQTVLPTDTDDCI
- a CDS encoding trp operon leader peptide, which encodes MLQEFNQNHKDKVLELSSVEASSELNWWRTWTSSWWANVYF
- a CDS encoding anthranilate synthase component 1, whose protein sequence is MNKAIEIKKLGTIEVINTSVPYSQDPTRVFHSLCENKTDSLLLESAEIESKQNLTSLLLIDSAVRIVCRGHEVTFQALTENGQALIEHLTQNVKAEIPSDLTDNVLTLTFVEPSNELDEDSRLKEASSFDALRLVQHSFEQDANNKHALFMAGLFAYDIVANFEPLGDAQATNNCPDFVFYVAETLLRFDHQANEGLLHASVFAPDDSIKVQLTERLADIQTQCQSLKVITEVTPLDNVEAVPSVSDEDFCQTVRDLKEYVVKGDVFQVVPSRRFTLPCPAPLAAYKELKQSNPSPYMFYMQDELFTLFGASPESALKYETETNQIEIYPIAGTRPRGKRPNGQIDFDLDSRIELELRTDKKENAEHMMLVDLARNDVARIAEAGTRHVADLLKVDRYSHVMHLVSRVVGQLREDLDALHAYQACMNMGTLTGAPKIRAMQLIRDVEKTRRGSYGGAVGYLTGEGTLDTCIVIRSAYVENGVAQVQAGAGVVFDSDPQAEADETRGKAQAVISAIQAAHTKSSAKNQHSSNKKES